CATCTCCATTTTCACATGAAGAAATGGAGACCCAGGGAGGCGGAGTCACTGTCCCAAAGACAGAGCTGAACGTTAGAATGAGTCAACATAAACCGGGGGGACAggccctggcacacagtaggttcaAAGCAGGTGCTGGCTTTCATTTCCCAGGAAGATAAAGAGGGGTTTCTGTCGCCAGGGAAACAAAACATGGGAGAAAGTTAAATTTAGAAAAGCCAAACCAGGTTAGAACAAGCCCCTTATGCAGCTCAGCTGCAAATTCAGGACGGGAAATTGGCTTCAGCCACAACAAAAACCTTGCCCAGGAAGCCTGACACTGGTGAAATGAGAAAGGCTGCGTGGGGGAGGGAGGCCTGCGGCTCAGAGACGGGAGTGTCTGAGACGGGCTCCTCTCCGCCTGGGAGTCCCACACCTGGGACAggtggccctgccctggacgcgaGTCCCTGGGGGCCGTGCTGAGTCCCCGGCAGTGACAAGGAACGCAGGCCGATGACAACTGCCACGGTGCGGGATCACATCTCCCAGCTGATCCTTCGCCACACCCTCCTTGAGCCCTTTCTCTCGGAGGAAACCAGAGGATGTTCATCTGCCCCTTCTCACCTCCACCGGAGAAGGTCCCTGTCCCCTActctcccccccagcccccccatTATTTAGCATTGCTAAATGGAGAGCCAGGAGATGCAGCGACGGGAGTGGGTAACGAACTCCCGCTGGCTTCTTTCACGAGATCACTGCCTTAATTTACAAGGCCTGAGTGAGGCTCATTTCCCCAGTGTGCACTGAATAATTAACTATTAATAAAAGCATTACTGAGTTAACCACGGGGGCATGTTTGATTCATGGGGTAGCCCCAGAACGGGATGGAGGCTCTGGCTCAGTGGGGATTCCTCCCAGAGCAAAACACGGCCAGGGGGATGCTGCACCCCCCTCCACCCCGCCATCCCCCGCCAGACCCTTGGTCCCCCGCCCCCACTAACCAGAGGGGCTGAATCCCAGGAGGCAGGTGAGACTGTGCGCATTCCAACGGAGGGCGGCAGAGCAGAGAAGTGGAAAACAGGGCACTGGGAGGCGTGAGTCTGCAGAGAGGGCTCCTGGCTGCGCTTGGGAGCCAGGGGggtgagtgaccttgggcaagtcacctggcCCCTGGAGCCCATTTCTCCTCTGGAAAGTGGGGCGGCTGGCAACACTGACCTCTCAGGAGTGGACTGCAGGAGCAAAGAAGGATGGGAAAGGAGGTGGTAGATAACCAGATGCTTTTCACTTGTGTGAGATTATCTTTaggacctccccctccccccacctggaGACTGGGGCAATTGTTAAGTGttagtggggggaggggagatacCTGCTTGTTCAAGAAGCGATTCCCATCAGGATACCTCCTTGGAACCTGTGGGCTTTTCAAAGGCGAAAACGTCCACTACCCCTCCTCTTACCCAAGTGCACCTGTGGCCAGCCACGGTGAACTAATCCCTACGGTGCTGAAACACACCATCCCCATGTTCGCTCATACCTGGGTCTTTGCGTCTGCTCTTGCCCCTGTCTGGTATGCCTATCTCCTTTTGTCTGCCTGGCCAGTCCTATTCAGTCTTCAAGTCTCACTTCAAACGGGTCAGCTGCCCCTGGGAATCTTTGCTCTCCTGCCCCAGGCAGAACTGGTtgctcccttctctctgcctcccaTGCATTCTTCTACGTGGcaaccatccatccacccatccatccacccactcatATTCACTGAGCACCAATAGTGTGCATCTCTGATCATGTTTTGAAGTTTTGGACAAGTCTGGCTTTCCCTAGACTAGTGGTTCTTAATCTTTTGGGGGTCAAGGAACCCTCCCCcagtaaaatgatatatttttgcaAGTGCCAGATGTGCCAGATGCTGCTTCCCTCTTCAGGGATCCCTGGTCGTCGCTGAAGCCAGACTGTGGACCCTATGTGTGCTGGATGCTGTGATGGGCTGTTCAGATCGCCCCATTGGGTATGAAAGACTTACTACCCCAGCGTGGCTGGAAGGCAGCCCTCAGCTGTCAGCCCTCTTTGGAGATTGTCTTGATTGGAAGAAAACATGCCTCCTTCCAGGGTAGGCCCAATTCCAAGACAGATCAATGTGGAAGTGCAAAGGCCTGAATTTCTCACCCCAACttgggacaactctgaagggtCATCCCAGCTCCAAAGTTCCCCACGGGGTTGACTGAGGCCTTTGTCGGAACTGCCTCGAAGCTCGACTTCTCCCTCTGCCGAGACCTGCCTCCTTTGCCTCCCTTCCACAGGTGTTTTTCCCAAGACCATATTCTAAACATCTTACACTTTAATCTTTACCTCTGAGTATGTTTCCCAGGGGACCCATTAGACTTAAAAGCCCTGCAGAAGTTCCTTGAGGACAGCAACAGCGTCTTCAGGCCTACTGTACCTCCAGCAGCTCTCACTGGGCAGGGCGTGTTGTAGATGCTTcagaaacatttactgaatgcattTGAATGCATTTGCTCCTGCTTCTCTGTTCTGTCCCTCTGTTGTCCCAGCAGGAGAGTTCTCATCAGACATCCAGGAGAAAAAGATGAACCCTTTGGCAGGATGCCAGCAGGACCAGGGCTGTGGGCCCGCTTCTGGGTACCTAACCATGGGAACAGAGGTCAAGCTAACTGGTTACTACAGAGCAAGGTCAAAGGGGCCTGGCTGATGTCGGTGCTGTGTGGTTAGGGTGGAGGCTCAAGGGGATGgctgggaggctggaggtggcagggatgggtggtggtgagggaCAGACTTTTCTTGTAGAGCAAATCATTTAGAAGTTAGACTGGTCCCCAGAACCCAGAAAAACCCTCACTTTAGTTTCCACTATTGGAAACTCCTTcatgaaacaaatatatatgaagtGTCCACCGTCCCAGGCATTGCAGCAGGGACGGTGACCTCAAAAGGCCAGGACCCCAATGCTTGCTCCTCTCACTTGCTTTGTCTCCCAGGCAAGTTACCTCACCTCCCCATTGCTGGCTGACATTTGCTGAATGGTTATTACTATGTGCCCGGTATGTGCTAACTGCTTTATAGACACGATTCCACTTCACCTTCTCAACGGCTTCgttaggagatatatatatatatatatatatatatatatatatatatagtcattcCATCTTTATAAAAAAGGACACAGGTTCAGGCGGGTCAGCGACATGCCCAAGACGCACAGCTCACCTCCGGGCCAAGGGGAGATGTGAACCCAGGTCCAGTGGAGTGCTGAGGCTGTGTTCTTAGGCACTATTGTGCTTAACGTCTACAAGCTTCGTTTCCACAGCTATGAAATAGGTACAAGCAATTCCTACGGCACTGGGTTGTTAGCGATTACATAACCGATGTGAGAGGCCCAGGAGGTGCCCAGTGAACGTCCACTCTGTTCTCCTCCCCATTTCCTTCGTCCCCTGCGCCTCAACGCTTCCCTGGGCTGGAAGGAATGATGGCCCCATTTGCCGTCTCTCCAAGGACAAATGTCTCTATCCCAGGGCCGgtggtgtctggcacacagcCAGCGCTCACTGAATGCTGTCGACCCAAATGGATGATCTGGGCTCTCTGGACAGCAAGGTGGGGATCCCACTCGGTCCGTCACTAGTGCCTGATGTAGCGGGCTGTGGCCGGTACCACGAAGGCAATTCTCTTGGTGTCACGTAACTGCTCTCAAGCCACTGGAATGCTGAGGTTTTTCTCAGCAGAACGGAGCAGAAACAGATGGAGGTGGTCCCCTGAGCCCTCCTGACAGAGGAGGTACCAGAATTAGGATGAAGGTATTCTAGGTCCAGCGTGATGTCTCAACTTTCTCCCACGGGCAAACCCCAGCTTGTTCTCACCCCCACCACGCCCCCCGACTGCAGACATGCTCATATACTGGGGGCATTAACCTTCCCTCCACTGGAGGCCCCTGGGAGAGACGGTGGGCATGTAAGCACTTAAAACTCAAACCTGGAGGTCagcacctcctccctgcccccctcctcaGCAGAAGCCCTGGAGCTGGAGGCTTCGTGGGGACAGATGCCACAGCCTTGGAGAGACAAGTCACATCCTCAGCTTCCTTCAACCTGTGCAAGCACTGAGTTGCCATGGCGACACTGCAGCCCTGAGACGCAATGGCTGCAGACAGCATGGGTGCTTCCAGGGCTCAAAGCTGGGGGTGACTCTGTCTGGCCCTGGAGGCCAGGCGATTGGGCAggctgggtgggggaggaggagagggagcccTCCTCCAGGCTTGACTGGTAATTGCTGCTAAGTGAGGGGCTGTCATTGAACCCAACGTGCAGGTAGTGGGGCCCCCCCGCTCTGCACCCTATAATTACTGCACCAGACAACACCTTGCTCCCTGTGCGAGGAGAGGGAGATGGGGGGGAGAGCAGGCAGGAAGCTCTCATCCACCTGAGCCAGCGGGGCTCTGGCAGCCTCTCCCCACTGCCGGAGCATCCTGCACCCCAAGCAGCCtctggcaggggcagggaggaccCCGGCTCCTTCCGCCTGCTGGCTCTCCCCAGGTCATCCGGTGTAGAACGCAAGCTTCCTTTAATCCTAGCCTCTGAGCTTGCAGCATCCAAGGGGGGCAGAGGTGCAGGAACCAGGTAAGACACCGCCTCAGGGGAGCCCTGGGTGTCACACCTCCATTTGCAGAAGTCTGCATTGTGAAGCTGAATTGGTAGCAGGAGACCTTGGTTCTAATTCCTCCTGAGCCAGAGGCTCTGGAGACCTCAGGCTAGTCACTGCgccctcctgggcctcagtttccctagccGTAAGACGGAGAGTGGGACTCAGTCATTCTTAAGGACTCCTCCACAGCAGGGGCTGGCAAACTCCAGCCGACAAGCTGATCCCTGGTTTTATAAGCAGCTTCCACTGGAACGCAGCCATGCCCTTTCGCTTCTGTATCTCTGTCTGTGGCTGCCTTCCTGCTACAACAGCAGACCTGAGCAGCTGCGACAGGGACCATATGGCCCccagatggaaaatatttactatctggccctttacagagaaagtttgctgacccacTTCTAAAGTATGAACGCTCTCCTAGGCTTGATGGACTGGGCTGGTGTGGCTCTGATCTGATTAGAACAATTCACAACAAGTCCCGTCCTAGTCTCTCTACCGGAAGACACCAGGGTGGGTCCTCCTCCCACGACCCCTGCCTGAGTTTGGATAGTGGCGGCAGGTCGGGCAGTTTCAGGAGCCGAAGCATGGTGCAATGGCGCCACCTGCTGTGAGTGCCTAAAAGCACTTGTGCCCGGAAGGACCACTGGCCAGCAGCTCTCACAAGGCAGGGGAACAGCTCACAGGAGCAGACCAGGCCTCAGAACCATCGCACATCAGAGCTGGCAtctcacctcctccctctccatTTTATAAAGAGGACTTCAGTCTAGAGGGGTGGTGCGACTTGTCCAAGGTAGGTGAGCAGAAGGCCCAGGTCCCAGAGGCCCATAACCCTTCTGTGTATGGTCCATGGACAAGCACGTAGGCATACAGTCCTGGCCGTGAATCCTAGCACGGCCGCTCGTTTAGGGTCTCGGTCCTGTGGCTgttaaagaaatttcaaaatacatacTTAAATGACATTTAATCTGTTACCAATATTGACTTGACCCTCAGAACAACTCTGAGataattattatccccacttcacagatgaaaaaaccgtggtacagagaggttaataatttgcttaaggtcacacagctagtaagtcacAGAGTCAATATTCAAATCAGGCTGTGAAAGCATTAAAGTCCCCAGGATATGAAACTCGGTACCTATTTTTTCCTGCCTGCAGGTGTGGTGGGGCCCTAAGAGAGGGCACTGGGGCTCAAACAGGAGCACGAGAGACATAGGAGGCCTGGAGTATGACCAGTCTCCCCAGGAAGGCCCCaggcagggaaaggaggggagaggtcAGGCCCACgcctccctgcctgcccccatACCTCCAGGCAACACAAGGTGGCCGGTGGACCGTAAACCCTTTATTTCCAAACTATAAATAGATCTGCTCTCTGAGAAAAGACGCTCTCCAGGCGATGAGGCCCCATCTTCTCCATCTCCCGTTCCTAACTGGCCCACAGTCCAAACCCGTTATACCTCTGAAATCACCACCTTGGCTCTCAGAGCCTGGCAAGTGGCTGTGACGCCAGCACCGCTTGGGCCCCGCTCCGGCCAGGTCTGAGGCTGGCCTGGTGCTCACCCGTTTGACCAACTCCCTGCCCTGGCCCACCACGTGGTCACGTGCTCTCGAGGCCAGCCTGGGAGAGCCCGGCCTGCTGCTCCCCAGCAGCTGGGAGGGGCCGCCCGGGTCCCCGAGCTGCTGACAGGTGTGAAGGCTGGGGAGCGGCCTGCTTCCAACCTGTCCCACGGCTGATCACTGCTGCCCCTGGGCCACAAAgcgcccctcctcctcctcgttgTCCTCTTCCTCCGGCTGGCTGGTCCGGAGCAGCAGCTCCAGGTCGGGGCTGGAGCCCAGCCCCTTCACGGGCTTAGGGCCGCTGTCACCTGAGGACAGAGGCAGCCCAGTTACAGACCCAGTACCGGTTTTCTTGGTGTGGCCTGACATGAGCATGTGCAGAGGCCTccaggcccccccacccccaccccctggagACGGTCCCTGTGACTTCTCGGAGGAGTGGCGGTGGCGAATCACCAGGCAAACTTCCTCAATGAGAGGGACAGCCGGTGCGGAGGCAGCTGAACTGTGCAGACCACACCGCAACTGCTTTGGGGAGTCAAGAGCCACCTGCCTCTTTCTGGCAGGGCTGGTGGAGGGGAGCCTGTGGGGCTAAGAGTCGCGGGGAGAACGTCATCAGGAGACGGGCTCTGGTTACCTCTGGAATGCAGGGCTTTGAGGGCGATGTGCAGGGATATTCCCGAGAGGCAGAGGGCGAAGCCCAGCCAGTTCAAGAGACTGATCTGATCGCCCAGCAGATGAGCTGCCAACAGCAAAGTGCAGACTTCCTGCAGGAAGGGGACGTGctcaggaggaggaggtggagggcagGGGCCCCGGGCACACCCACAGGGTAGAGCCAGACCTGCCAAAACTCCCGGGGCCTGGGCAGGCTGGCCTGCAAGGCAAAGGCAGAAGCCTCCCCAAGCTCAGCGAACCAGCCTGTGACGCTTTTTCCCCCTTTGTGTTACTGAGATGCAGCAGGAGGAGGTGCTTTTCACAGGGCTGTCAGGACTAGCAAACAAATGCAGGCTGGGAGCACAGGGTAGCAAGCCCACAGCCATGCCCACAGGAGTGGAGGAAGCTGCCCTTCCAGAAGGCACCTGCGGATGGagagcctctgctgccacaggggAATGAAGTCACACTGGGCTCTATAGGACACACACTGGTCACGGGGTTTTTCGTACACACTGACTGCAAATGGGACCTGTCAGACGATGCATTCTGAGAAGCACAGCTTATGCCTCATCATTTGGTTGGCAAGACCCTCGGGGAACCCTATGCTTCTGGCTTTAGGCAACACTGCTCCAGTATCAGTGTCTGCCTGGTCCATGGCCCTGAGCAGGAAGGAGTgagagagggtgggggaaggaaggggggaagtgATGAGAGGAGAGGGTAGGGGTGCTGCTGGACAGCAGTAAAGGCAGGATTGGCGAATGCAAGGCATGCGGGATAAAACCATCCCTTACTGTGCCCATGGCAGACATTACCAATCAATCACAGAACTCTACGCTAATGAGTCTGACTGGGGGCTTCTCAATCCTGGCTCCAGGTCACTGCCAAATGACCAGAGCTGGCATTCTTGGTAAACCGTAAATGCATCCCAGGACTAGTGGAGTcagacctggctttgaatcccaCTCGGCTACCTCCTAGCTGTATATCCTTGGGTACGAGCAGCTCTTCatgtctgtttccccatctgtgaagcaGGGATGTGCATCCCCACCTCACAGGGCCATGGTGATGGAAGGAGTGCAGGTGACAGCAGAGTGCGCAGCACCCTAACTAGGCACTTCCGTCTCTTCTCTGCAGGGCTCTGGGATGTAGGAGCTGGGACAGCTCAGGGGTCTCCCCTCTAAGACAGGGCTTAAGACTGTACTCCCCTCCAAGACTGTACCTTAAAAATGCCAGCAATGGAGAGAGTGAGGCTGGAGGTTCTGGAGACCAGGAGGAACTCAGAGAAGCCCAAACCAAAGGCGAGAATCCCGCCAAGGAAGAGGCTCCCAAGTACCCGCAGGAGCAGCCCCGTGTCCTGGAAACGGAAGATTTTCTCAGATGTGGACAAATGGAGACCTGCAAGCAATGGGAGGAGAGAGCGGGAGGCCATGTCCTGGGTGTGCCTGCCTGGGCGGCCTCACCCTACCCAGCAGCCGGGTGAGCTTTGCCTCTGCTGCACTGCACACTCACTGCACCTGCTGCCTGTCTGAGGCCCTGAGCACAAGGACGGAAGGTGTCAGAGAATCCCACGGAGGTGGCCTGAGACTTGGGgaaaccagggaagccccggggcaATACAAGCCAGAGATCCTTATAGGGAGTGATGGGGAGGCTTCTGAGCCTCTGGACTAGAGTAGAGGGGGCTGGCACTGCAGAGGAAATCGGGCAGAAGCGCCTTGCTCCTTCATACGTCATGTACCTACCCGtctttgggggaggaggggtgggggagggtgactTCATGTGGCCTTGGCAGCTGTGATACCCAGTGGGCCAAAGAGAGACGGGACAGCCCATCACATGAGGACTGTCAATGTCCTGGGCCACTGGAGGAGTACCTTAACTTCAGGTGGGTCACCTCTAAACAGGGATGAAACTCTATCTGTACAAACCTTCTCCATTTAGTTACAAAGCTGTGGGGTTTAGCCAAGACATGCCCCCTTTCTGGACCACAGTTCCCCCACTGAATAATTAAAGGGTTGGGACTAGACTGGAGAATATAATTTGATGAACAGTTCTCAAAAAGTAAACACACACGCGTACAAAGACCTGACAAAACCACGGTCCCTTGTTCCAGAGACACCCACACAGGCCTCCATGCACCAAGTTGCGCTTAGACTTCCAGAGGACCCTTGGCCCTCCGACACTGCCCATCTGAGAGAATGGTTCCTTTCCCTGCAGGAAAGGCCCCTGGTATAGAAGCAGGCGTGAAGCTGAACCCCCGACTCAGCAAATGGACACCTGTGGGAGCAGGAGACTGGCCGAGTCCTGTGAGATTTTGGGGGGGAAGCACCAAAGAAATGCAGAGTGACAGTCCCCCCGGGCAAACAGCCTCCCGAGGTAGGACATCTTGTCTGGTGCTGGGCTCAGCAGTACGGCAAAGGCGCTGGCAAATTGAAGGGAATTCGGGGAAGAGCAACATAAGTAATGAAGGCGCTTGGGGGATTAATTTACCAGAAAAGATTAAAGGAGCTAAAC
This portion of the Pseudorca crassidens isolate mPseCra1 chromosome 15, mPseCra1.hap1, whole genome shotgun sequence genome encodes:
- the SLC35C2 gene encoding solute carrier family 35 member C2 isoform X4, with protein sequence MTKSSAVLFILIFSLIFKLEELRAALVLVVLLIAGGLFMFTYKSTQFNAEGFALVLGASFIGGIRWTLTQMLLQKAELGLQNPIDTMFHLQPLMFLGLFPLFAVFEGLHLSTSEKIFRFQDTGLLLRVLGSLFLGGILAFGLGFSEFLLVSRTSSLTLSIAGIFKEVCTLLLAAHLLGDQISLLNWLGFALCLSGISLHIALKALHSRGDSGPKPVKGLGSSPDLELLLRTSQPEEEDNEEEEGRFVAQGQQ